A stretch of the Marivirga tractuosa DSM 4126 genome encodes the following:
- the nrdD gene encoding anaerobic ribonucleoside-triphosphate reductase produces the protein MEAQVKTATKLEKSNELRTKCLVYTRVMGYHRPVESFNIGKKGEHKERKHFNE, from the coding sequence ATGGAAGCACAAGTAAAGACAGCGACAAAATTAGAGAAAAGCAATGAATTAAGGACTAAATGCCTGGTTTACACAAGGGTAATGGGCTATCATAGACCAGTAGAGAGCTTTAACATTGGTAAAAAAGGCGAACATAAGGAACGTAAACATTTCAATGAGTAA
- a CDS encoding anaerobic ribonucleoside-triphosphate reductase activating protein, with amino-acid sequence MSKGTPIYDITPFTLLDYPDKTACIIWYAGCNMRCGYCYNPDIVLGKGKISIEEVLRFLKSRKGLLDGIVMSGGECTMHPSLITFAQEVKKLGMLIKVDTNGSRPGVLKKLYENGTLDYVALDFKATPQKFQSITKSNLFTPFEKSLSFLIQHQIPFEVRTTVHSKQLSSDDICKMRDYLSEKGYRGTYYLQHYVNDTKTIESLKPSDKNMLDQNFSKQNLKVEIRSSL; translated from the coding sequence ATGAGTAAGGGAACACCCATATATGATATTACGCCTTTTACCTTATTGGACTATCCTGATAAAACGGCCTGCATCATTTGGTATGCAGGCTGTAATATGCGATGTGGCTATTGCTATAATCCTGATATTGTATTAGGAAAAGGTAAGATTTCAATAGAAGAAGTACTACGGTTTTTAAAAAGCCGAAAAGGACTTTTGGATGGAATAGTGATGAGCGGAGGAGAATGCACTATGCATCCTTCTTTAATTACTTTTGCTCAAGAGGTAAAAAAATTGGGAATGTTAATAAAAGTGGATACCAATGGAAGCAGGCCAGGAGTATTAAAAAAGCTTTATGAAAATGGAACATTAGATTATGTTGCACTTGATTTTAAGGCCACACCTCAGAAATTCCAATCTATAACTAAATCAAATTTATTCACACCATTTGAGAAAAGTTTGTCATTTCTGATACAGCACCAAATTCCATTTGAGGTACGGACTACTGTTCACTCGAAGCAATTATCATCTGATGATATTTGCAAAATGAGAGATTATCTCTCCGAAAAAGGCTATAGAGGCACTTATTACCTCCAACATTATGTAAATGATACCAAAACAATTGAATCTTTAAAACCTTCTGACAAGAATATGTTAGATCAAAATTTTTCTAAGCAAAACTTGAAAGTGGAAATACGCTCTTCTTTGTAA
- a CDS encoding ATP-binding protein: MAYYRKQIETLLSWKEENNRKPLVLRGARQVGKTTLINIFSQNYKQFISLNLEKKKDANYFKTYKEANVLLEALLLINRLQDVEKKETLLFIDEIQECPEAIALLRYFYEELPHLHVIAAGSLLEHSLSQVKSFPVGRVKYLYIFPMNFQEFLLAHKMDALLEQLGKIPINQAAHQVAMDWFHSYALVGGMPEVVANNTNQEGISQLSPIYESIWASYQDDVPKYAKNATEEKVIRHLMRTAPLYLDARVTFQGFGNSNYRSREVGESFRALDDTKIIQLIYPGTSVDYPLVTDYRKSPRLQFLDTGLLNHALGIQADLLAVEDLSTSYKGALLPHLITQELISMQEQSYQKPNFWVRQKKDAQAEVDLVYSYRGHIIPIEIKSGKVGKLRSLHQFIDAAPHPFAVRMYAGKFSIESHKTPKGTPYHLMNLPYYLTLYLEKYLTYFIENTSV; the protein is encoded by the coding sequence ATGGCATATTATCGTAAGCAAATAGAAACACTATTAAGCTGGAAAGAAGAAAATAATCGAAAACCTTTGGTACTGCGTGGGGCAAGGCAAGTAGGTAAAACCACTTTGATAAATATCTTCTCACAAAACTATAAGCAATTTATCTCCCTTAATTTAGAAAAAAAGAAGGATGCCAATTATTTTAAAACGTACAAAGAGGCAAACGTTCTGCTAGAGGCTTTACTCTTGATAAATCGCTTACAAGACGTTGAAAAAAAGGAGACGCTCTTGTTTATAGATGAGATACAAGAATGCCCGGAAGCCATTGCACTTTTACGTTATTTTTATGAAGAACTTCCGCATTTACATGTAATAGCAGCTGGATCGCTACTGGAGCACTCCTTATCACAAGTAAAATCTTTTCCTGTTGGGCGTGTAAAGTATTTGTATATATTTCCTATGAATTTTCAGGAGTTTTTATTGGCTCATAAAATGGATGCTCTCCTAGAACAATTAGGAAAAATACCAATAAATCAGGCAGCGCACCAAGTCGCAATGGATTGGTTTCATAGCTATGCGCTCGTAGGTGGTATGCCCGAGGTGGTAGCGAATAATACCAATCAAGAAGGCATTAGTCAATTATCCCCTATTTATGAAAGTATATGGGCAAGCTACCAAGACGATGTACCAAAATATGCCAAAAATGCCACCGAAGAAAAAGTGATACGACATCTGATGCGAACTGCTCCTTTGTATCTGGATGCACGGGTTACTTTTCAAGGCTTTGGTAATAGCAATTATCGCTCGCGTGAGGTGGGCGAAAGTTTTAGGGCTTTAGATGATACTAAAATTATTCAACTGATTTATCCCGGTACTTCAGTTGATTATCCATTGGTTACAGACTACCGGAAAAGTCCTAGACTTCAATTTTTGGACACTGGTTTGTTAAATCATGCTCTCGGCATACAGGCTGATTTGCTCGCAGTAGAGGATTTGAGTACTAGTTATAAAGGAGCTTTATTGCCTCACCTAATTACTCAAGAATTGATTTCCATGCAAGAGCAGTCATATCAAAAACCTAATTTTTGGGTACGTCAAAAGAAAGATGCACAGGCCGAAGTAGATTTGGTATATTCTTATCGTGGCCATATTATCCCCATAGAAATAAAATCGGGTAAAGTAGGTAAACTGCGTTCACTGCATCAATTTATTGATGCCGCTCCCCATCCTTTTGCTGTTCGTATGTATGCAGGAAAATTTAGTATAGAAAGCCATAAAACACCTAAAGGCACTCCTTATCATTTGATGAATTTACCCTATTATTTAACGCTATATTTAGAAAAGTACTTGACTTATTTTATAGAGAATACTTCGGTATGA
- the nrfH gene encoding cytochrome c nitrite reductase small subunit, with protein sequence MDILQPIKKLLIKIGLEPGRKWKKVAIVSFAAFVGLGFYILKVSHAVSYLSDDPQACVNCHIMMPQYVTWNHSSHREVATCNGCHVPHDNIFNQYFFKAKDGLYHASVFTMRAEPQVIQALEASQAVIQSNCIRCHEDQVTDAKMGSFVEDHHSKRTDRTCWECHRDVPHGRVKSLSSVGSQIEPIKVHVPEDREIIPKWLKESMKEENSQKPKTISP encoded by the coding sequence ATGGACATTTTACAACCAATAAAAAAGCTTCTTATTAAAATTGGCCTGGAACCTGGCCGGAAATGGAAAAAAGTAGCTATTGTCTCTTTTGCTGCTTTTGTGGGCTTAGGATTTTATATATTAAAGGTTAGCCATGCAGTTTCCTATCTTTCTGATGATCCTCAAGCTTGTGTAAACTGCCACATTATGATGCCGCAATATGTAACTTGGAATCATAGTTCTCACAGGGAAGTAGCCACATGTAACGGATGTCATGTTCCTCACGATAATATTTTTAATCAATATTTTTTTAAGGCTAAAGATGGTTTATACCATGCCTCAGTTTTTACTATGCGTGCAGAACCACAAGTAATTCAGGCATTGGAAGCCTCACAGGCAGTAATTCAAAGTAATTGTATCAGGTGCCACGAAGACCAGGTAACAGATGCTAAAATGGGTTCGTTCGTGGAAGACCATCATTCCAAAAGAACGGATAGAACTTGCTGGGAATGCCACAGAGATGTGCCTCACGGTAGAGTTAAAAGTCTTTCATCAGTAGGTAGTCAAATTGAACCTATTAAAGTTCATGTGCCAGAAGACAGAGAGATTATACCGAAATGGCTTAAAGAATCCATGAAAGAAGAAAATTCGCAGAAACCTAAAACTATATCACCATGA
- the nrfA gene encoding ammonia-forming cytochrome c nitrite reductase, whose translation MKNWILFGITAIAVFLLAMLAYTIIDRKAEARFAYQPKVEIQSIEPRDSVWGLNYPRQYQSYMKTADTTFKSMYNTSGFADILDEQSELVVLWAGYGFGKDYNQPRGHVYAVADILKTLRTGAPMKQGDGPMPSTCWTCKSPDVPRLMKEMGATEFYSKQFSDLGSEVINPIGCADCHDPNTMNLTVTRPALIEAYEAMGKNINDASHQEMRSLVCAQCHVEYYFDKDKPGKEGANYLTFPWKDGMDVESAEAYYDKTDFADWVHPISKTRMLKAQHPDYELFQQGVHAKRGVSCADCHMPYKSEGGQKFTDHHIGSPLENVENSCFVCHREKVSDLVSDVYERQRKIKEGTSKLQTLIAKAHIEAGKAWELGATEEQMKEIQKGIRHAQWRWDYSVASHGAAFHAPLETSRIVTSATRIIMESRLKLMQLLNSLGHSGDVEMPNLNSKEALQEYTGIDIKKERYNKEKFLEEIVPKWMKEGKEREAKMNVKEVGSK comes from the coding sequence ATGAAGAACTGGATACTATTTGGTATAACTGCTATAGCAGTATTTTTACTTGCCATGTTAGCTTATACCATCATCGATAGAAAGGCAGAAGCTAGATTTGCCTATCAGCCTAAAGTTGAAATCCAAAGTATTGAACCTAGAGATTCTGTTTGGGGCTTAAATTATCCAAGGCAATATCAATCCTACATGAAAACAGCAGATACCACTTTCAAAAGCATGTACAATACCAGTGGTTTTGCAGATATTCTGGATGAACAATCTGAATTGGTAGTTTTATGGGCAGGATATGGTTTTGGTAAAGATTATAACCAACCTCGAGGTCATGTTTATGCAGTAGCAGATATATTGAAAACACTAAGAACTGGTGCTCCAATGAAACAAGGGGATGGGCCAATGCCAAGCACTTGCTGGACTTGTAAAAGTCCTGATGTTCCTCGCCTAATGAAGGAAATGGGTGCTACTGAGTTTTATAGTAAGCAATTTTCGGATTTAGGCAGTGAAGTGATAAATCCAATTGGTTGTGCTGATTGCCACGATCCTAACACAATGAATTTAACCGTCACTCGACCAGCTTTAATAGAAGCTTATGAAGCAATGGGAAAAAATATTAATGATGCCTCACATCAAGAAATGCGCTCACTGGTTTGTGCTCAATGCCATGTGGAGTATTATTTCGATAAAGATAAGCCGGGTAAAGAAGGTGCTAATTATCTTACCTTTCCATGGAAGGATGGAATGGATGTGGAATCAGCAGAAGCCTATTATGATAAAACAGATTTTGCCGATTGGGTGCATCCAATTAGTAAAACCCGCATGCTAAAAGCGCAACATCCGGATTATGAATTATTTCAACAAGGCGTTCATGCCAAACGCGGTGTGAGTTGTGCCGATTGCCATATGCCTTACAAATCAGAAGGAGGGCAAAAATTCACGGATCACCATATTGGGTCTCCTTTAGAAAATGTGGAAAATTCATGCTTTGTTTGTCATAGAGAAAAAGTTTCTGATTTGGTAAGTGATGTTTATGAACGTCAAAGAAAAATAAAAGAAGGAACTTCAAAATTGCAGACTTTAATAGCTAAAGCGCATATAGAAGCCGGAAAAGCATGGGAATTAGGAGCTACAGAGGAGCAAATGAAAGAAATTCAAAAAGGTATCCGACATGCACAATGGAGATGGGACTATTCTGTAGCCTCACATGGTGCTGCTTTTCATGCTCCCTTGGAAACGAGTAGAATAGTTACCTCGGCTACCAGAATTATAATGGAATCTAGATTAAAATTAATGCAATTACTCAATTCTTTGGGCCATTCGGGAGATGTGGAAATGCCTAACTTAAATAGTAAAGAAGCCCTTCAAGAATATACCGGAATAGATATAAAGAAGGAACGCTATAATAAAGAAAAATTTCTGGAGGAAATTGTACCTAAGTGGATGAAAGAAGGGAAAGAAAGAGAAGCAAAAATGAATGTAAAAGAAGTGGGATCTAAATAG
- a CDS encoding alginate export family protein: MKTIAKFGLSLLLAFSAQLSYAQFSVEGQIVQRAEVRNGAGRLIGVDQTPASFIAHRVRLQTKYEMEGFTFYASIQDVRTWGNAPQVKASDGFLSLHEAWAETSLGDYWKIKLGRQELNYDNFRFIGNLDWALQGRAHDFALVKYEKETMKFHFGGGYNQDAQGLTGNLFQTPNQYKVAQMMRYENKWGDFQLSALLWNDGRQFISRDSLGAVVDSDLYYRQTIGLPTIKYKFGNTLISGFYYHQLGKDPVGRNVNAYDVSAQLTQTLTSNADKGSSFKATLGFEILSGTPSNSAAENTSFSPLYGTNHIHNGYMDFFYVGGRFGDNVGLQDYYLKGRYQFNSNFFTQLDTHVFYADADVTGFGVGGPSITPAPINFDSYLGTELDFSIAYILNRAVSIQGGYSQIFASETFEFLQGQTEYKSTQNWAYVMFIFRPTMKNRFIGILL, from the coding sequence ATGAAAACCATAGCAAAATTTGGATTGAGCCTATTATTGGCTTTTTCCGCACAACTTTCTTATGCCCAATTTTCAGTTGAGGGACAAATAGTTCAGCGAGCTGAAGTACGGAATGGTGCAGGTCGCTTGATTGGTGTTGATCAAACACCTGCATCATTTATTGCTCATAGGGTTCGACTACAAACCAAATATGAGATGGAGGGCTTCACTTTCTATGCTAGCATTCAAGATGTGCGTACTTGGGGAAATGCTCCTCAAGTTAAAGCTTCGGATGGATTTTTGTCTTTGCATGAAGCATGGGCAGAAACTTCTTTGGGTGACTATTGGAAGATAAAGCTGGGAAGGCAAGAATTGAATTACGATAATTTCCGATTTATTGGAAACCTGGATTGGGCTTTACAAGGAAGAGCCCATGATTTTGCATTGGTAAAATATGAAAAAGAGACCATGAAATTCCATTTTGGTGGAGGCTATAATCAGGATGCGCAAGGCTTAACTGGTAATCTTTTTCAAACGCCCAATCAGTACAAAGTGGCTCAAATGATGCGATATGAAAATAAATGGGGAGATTTTCAGCTTTCTGCACTTTTATGGAATGATGGAAGGCAATTTATAAGCAGAGATTCTTTGGGTGCAGTGGTGGATAGTGATTTATACTACCGACAGACTATTGGTTTACCAACCATAAAATACAAATTTGGGAATACTTTAATATCAGGCTTTTATTATCATCAGTTAGGGAAAGATCCTGTGGGCAGAAATGTAAATGCTTATGATGTGAGTGCTCAACTCACTCAAACTTTAACTTCAAATGCAGATAAGGGGAGTAGTTTTAAAGCAACTTTAGGCTTTGAAATTCTAAGTGGAACCCCGTCAAATTCCGCTGCGGAAAATACTTCTTTCAGCCCCCTTTATGGAACTAACCATATTCATAATGGATATATGGACTTTTTTTATGTGGGGGGAAGATTTGGAGACAATGTTGGCCTACAAGACTATTATCTAAAAGGAAGATATCAGTTTAATTCAAATTTTTTCACACAACTTGATACACACGTTTTTTATGCAGATGCAGATGTAACAGGCTTTGGAGTAGGAGGCCCATCTATTACTCCTGCACCAATTAATTTTGATTCTTATCTTGGGACAGAATTAGATTTTTCTATTGCTTATATCCTAAATAGAGCTGTTTCTATTCAGGGTGGCTATAGCCAAATTTTTGCTTCAGAAACATTTGAATTTTTGCAGGGACAAACTGAATATAAGAGCACTCAAAATTGGGCTTATGTGATGTTCATTTTTAGACCTACAATGAAAAACAGATTTATAGGAATACTACTCTAA
- the ccsA gene encoding cytochrome c biogenesis protein, which translates to MTKFFKIILSTKVTLVLLLAFAGAMAVATFIENDYGTETARAMVYEAWWFELIIAWMAVNFLAHINKYKLFSKGKWPVGLFHVAFVIIVLGAGITRYFGKEGMIHIREKQEESTFYTNERYLQLEALDHEKPHHFNKKLTFTPKTFSHFETDVELAGKDLKVKVADYIAAGKESFIEGDQTYVSLAVTMGEGREDFLLKEGQQVKLENIAIATKKDTQAEVKIFKEEGEWLIESDKHLSIMEMSTQKMGTLHKSEKKPLQYMSLYQWDGGAFLVKSINENSALSYKTEEDEKKAENMTDVAHLVVEDTKGNKLTDAFVHVVSIEPDWTKFEYEGQEYGITYGPKAMKLPFSLYLSDFQLERYPGSRSPASYASEVEVRDGENSFPFRIFMNNVLDHAGYRFYQASYDTDEKGTVLSINQDRPGTYITYLGYTLLTLGMLLTLFAKGSRFSLLNKKLSRMHNHNTSKISQKSTLILALLCFSFLGLQAQDKSAIEHSVVPKEKADEYGKLIVQDMDGRMKPLNTLAHEIVRKLSGKTYMPIPLENETVKLSPEQFILAVQLDPITYGNLPLIKIDKEKSLEAFKALGIEPTGRLSFRQFLADDGAYKLNHLVETANKLKPSERNEGHKELLKTDERFNIFYALLSGDFLRLFPLEGEENNTWFTKNQFDQGFGEEDGRFVKDIIPLYLQNLDKGIKEGDWTGADEALGYLSLYQEKIGEEVYPSEMEIKGELLYTELNLGSRLFGPFWLIGIIMLVFAILYLFYDNKFLRIGWKVGTVLSWLGLLVFTFHLGLRWYIAKHPPWSDGFEMLVFVAWGVLFFGLLFSRKSRFTLPLGLLFSGTLLFVGFLDWLNPEITNLMPVLNSYWLKIHVAIIVSGYAPLALAAIIALLSLILLIFKPKNPTNQWWKSMEELTIVNEMSITIGLFLLAVGTFLGGVWANESWGRYWAWDPKETWALISVIVYAIVLHIRLIPNLRDYLIFNLASLWAFSSIIMTSFGVNYYLSGLHSYAKGDPVPIPGWVYWVVGTLLVISVGAIIRNKQMRSQEKLNVTT; encoded by the coding sequence ATGACTAAATTTTTTAAAATAATACTTTCGACTAAGGTCACACTGGTTTTGCTTCTTGCTTTTGCAGGTGCTATGGCTGTGGCTACTTTTATTGAGAATGATTATGGAACAGAAACCGCTAGGGCAATGGTGTATGAGGCATGGTGGTTTGAACTCATCATTGCATGGATGGCCGTTAACTTTCTTGCACACATCAATAAATACAAACTTTTCAGCAAAGGAAAATGGCCGGTTGGCTTGTTTCATGTAGCCTTTGTAATTATCGTTTTGGGAGCAGGTATCACGCGCTATTTCGGTAAAGAAGGCATGATCCATATTCGTGAAAAGCAGGAAGAAAGTACTTTCTATACGAATGAACGCTATTTACAATTGGAAGCATTAGATCATGAAAAACCGCATCATTTTAATAAGAAATTAACTTTTACTCCTAAAACATTCAGCCATTTTGAAACAGATGTAGAACTGGCCGGCAAGGATTTAAAAGTGAAAGTTGCTGATTACATTGCTGCTGGTAAGGAAAGTTTTATTGAAGGGGATCAAACCTATGTTTCACTTGCTGTAACTATGGGAGAAGGCAGAGAAGACTTTCTACTCAAAGAAGGTCAGCAAGTCAAACTGGAAAATATAGCAATTGCAACGAAAAAGGATACTCAAGCTGAAGTAAAGATATTCAAGGAAGAAGGTGAATGGCTGATTGAATCGGATAAACATTTAAGCATAATGGAAATGTCCACGCAAAAAATGGGCACTTTGCATAAAAGTGAGAAAAAACCACTTCAATACATGAGCTTATATCAATGGGACGGAGGAGCATTTTTGGTAAAATCCATAAATGAAAATTCGGCCTTGAGTTATAAAACAGAAGAGGACGAAAAGAAAGCTGAGAATATGACAGATGTGGCTCATTTAGTGGTGGAAGACACAAAAGGCAATAAGCTGACCGATGCATTTGTTCATGTTGTGAGCATTGAACCAGACTGGACAAAATTTGAGTATGAAGGTCAGGAATATGGCATTACTTATGGTCCTAAAGCCATGAAACTTCCGTTTAGCTTATACCTTTCAGATTTTCAATTGGAACGTTATCCTGGAAGTCGAAGCCCTGCCAGTTATGCCAGCGAAGTAGAAGTGAGAGACGGGGAAAATAGTTTTCCTTTTCGGATTTTTATGAATAATGTGCTGGATCATGCAGGCTATCGCTTTTATCAGGCATCTTATGATACTGACGAAAAAGGAACGGTACTTTCCATCAATCAGGACAGACCAGGAACCTACATTACCTATTTGGGCTATACATTATTAACCTTAGGTATGCTCTTGACCCTTTTTGCAAAAGGTAGTCGTTTTTCCTTGCTCAATAAAAAGCTTAGCAGAATGCACAACCATAATACGTCTAAAATAAGCCAGAAATCTACGCTGATTTTAGCCTTACTTTGCTTTAGCTTTTTAGGATTACAAGCACAAGATAAATCAGCCATTGAGCATTCTGTGGTGCCCAAAGAAAAGGCCGATGAATATGGAAAACTGATTGTTCAGGATATGGATGGGCGAATGAAACCGCTCAATACCCTGGCACATGAAATCGTGCGCAAGCTTAGCGGCAAAACATATATGCCAATCCCATTAGAGAATGAGACTGTAAAGTTAAGTCCGGAACAATTTATACTCGCTGTACAGCTTGACCCTATCACCTATGGCAATTTGCCTTTGATAAAGATTGATAAGGAGAAATCACTGGAAGCTTTCAAAGCTTTGGGAATAGAGCCGACAGGTCGATTAAGTTTTAGGCAGTTTCTCGCAGATGATGGAGCTTATAAATTAAACCATTTAGTGGAAACAGCTAATAAGCTAAAACCTTCAGAGCGAAATGAAGGCCACAAGGAGTTGTTGAAAACCGATGAGCGTTTCAACATATTTTACGCCTTGCTTTCAGGGGATTTCTTACGACTTTTTCCATTAGAGGGTGAAGAAAATAATACATGGTTCACTAAAAATCAGTTCGATCAGGGCTTTGGTGAAGAAGACGGACGATTTGTGAAAGATATCATTCCTCTTTATCTGCAAAATCTGGATAAAGGGATTAAAGAAGGAGATTGGACTGGAGCTGATGAAGCTTTGGGCTATTTAAGTCTTTATCAGGAAAAAATAGGTGAGGAGGTTTATCCTTCCGAAATGGAAATTAAAGGTGAGCTACTTTATACTGAATTGAATTTGGGAAGCCGATTATTTGGTCCTTTTTGGCTCATTGGTATAATTATGCTGGTTTTTGCTATTCTTTACCTCTTTTATGATAATAAATTCCTTAGAATTGGATGGAAAGTAGGCACTGTTTTAAGTTGGTTAGGATTATTGGTTTTCACTTTTCATTTAGGGTTAAGATGGTATATAGCCAAGCACCCGCCATGGAGCGATGGCTTTGAAATGCTAGTTTTTGTAGCCTGGGGTGTTTTGTTCTTTGGCTTATTGTTCTCTAGAAAATCGCGCTTTACCTTGCCTTTGGGATTACTTTTTTCAGGCACACTCTTATTTGTTGGCTTTCTGGACTGGCTAAATCCTGAAATCACCAATCTGATGCCAGTACTAAATTCATATTGGCTGAAAATTCATGTGGCTATTATTGTCAGTGGGTATGCACCTTTAGCATTGGCAGCCATAATTGCACTTTTAAGTTTAATACTCTTGATATTCAAACCAAAAAATCCTACTAATCAATGGTGGAAGAGCATGGAAGAATTAACCATTGTAAATGAAATGTCAATTACAATTGGCTTATTTTTATTAGCGGTTGGGACATTCTTGGGAGGTGTTTGGGCTAATGAAAGTTGGGGCAGATACTGGGCTTGGGACCCAAAAGAAACTTGGGCACTGATTTCTGTGATTGTTTATGCCATTGTGCTGCATATTAGGTTAATTCCGAATTTAAGAGATTACTTGATTTTTAACTTAGCTAGTTTGTGGGCTTTTTCTTCCATCATCATGACATCCTTTGGAGTAAATTACTATTTATCAGGATTGCATTCCTATGCAAAAGGAGACCCTGTTCCAATTCCAGGCTGGGTATATTGGGTTGTCGGAACATTACTAGTTATCTCCGTTGGAGCTATTATAAGAAATAAGCAAATGAGATCTCAGGAGAAGTTGAATGTGACTACTTAG
- a CDS encoding cytochrome C oxidase subunit IV family protein yields MKRLILIYLILIILTVVSAYVSGIEMAQAWIPAGIVMTLAVFKFILVVMEYMELRRAHGIWKFSVILLAVVTALIVGVFGGVQI; encoded by the coding sequence ATGAAAAGATTGATTTTGATTTACCTCATTTTGATAATATTAACCGTTGTGAGTGCTTATGTTTCGGGTATTGAAATGGCTCAGGCATGGATTCCGGCAGGAATTGTAATGACTCTTGCAGTATTCAAATTTATTTTGGTGGTAATGGAATATATGGAATTGCGCAGAGCGCATGGCATTTGGAAATTCAGTGTTATCCTACTAGCCGTAGTAACAGCCTTAATTGTAGGGGTTTTTGGAGGGGTTCAGATTTAG
- a CDS encoding cytochrome c oxidase subunit 3 produces MELTTRIQQNKVNYKAISSPPGGILLWILILLELFTFGLALAGLIYYRFQEPELFAQSTAVLNKTLGGINTIVLLTSGFFMAAAVHFFKKENIKNGIYSMLATILIGSAFLFIKWFEYEEKLNVGLGVEENMFFTFYWLLTGFHFIHVIVGLVILSLILVKITNNKKAFKIEDIESGGAFWHMCDLIWLLIFPALYLVF; encoded by the coding sequence ATGGAGCTAACAACAAGAATTCAGCAGAATAAAGTGAACTATAAAGCAATATCATCACCTCCAGGAGGAATCTTGCTTTGGATTTTGATTTTACTAGAACTTTTTACTTTTGGACTAGCGCTAGCAGGTCTTATATATTACAGATTTCAAGAGCCTGAGTTATTTGCACAATCAACTGCCGTATTAAACAAAACGCTGGGAGGTATTAACACCATTGTATTATTAACAAGTGGATTTTTCATGGCGGCAGCAGTTCATTTCTTTAAAAAAGAGAATATCAAAAACGGCATCTATTCCATGCTTGCTACTATTTTGATCGGCTCTGCCTTTTTGTTCATTAAGTGGTTTGAATATGAAGAAAAACTTAATGTGGGCCTTGGGGTGGAGGAAAATATGTTCTTCACCTTTTACTGGTTGTTAACAGGCTTCCATTTCATTCATGTGATAGTAGGTTTAGTAATTCTCAGCTTAATTCTCGTGAAAATAACTAATAATAAGAAAGCCTTTAAAATAGAGGATATTGAATCAGGAGGTGCTTTTTGGCATATGTGTGATTTAATATGGCTGCTGATTTTCCCAGCTCTATATCTGGTTTTTTAA